The following proteins are co-located in the Kiritimatiellia bacterium genome:
- a CDS encoding DUF362 domain-containing protein: WRMTADLARIIHFADRDGVIRDVPQRRLFSLIDGVIAGEGEGPLAPRARLAGVMVMSENLLAADLAATRLMGFDPRKIKQFSIMGGTADYGVRKLEDLELYVSGRQIPAKIFFSREWNCPIPPFEPHPGWIGHIELARQSSGATIS; the protein is encoded by the coding sequence TGGCGCATGACGGCCGACCTCGCCCGCATCATCCATTTCGCCGACCGCGACGGCGTGATTCGCGATGTACCGCAGCGCCGTTTATTCAGCCTGATCGACGGGGTCATCGCAGGAGAGGGAGAGGGCCCCTTGGCGCCCCGGGCCCGCCTGGCCGGCGTTATGGTGATGAGTGAGAATCTATTGGCGGCTGATCTCGCGGCAACCCGCCTCATGGGGTTCGACCCGCGCAAAATCAAGCAGTTCTCCATCATGGGAGGAACCGCCGATTACGGAGTTCGCAAGCTCGAAGACCTCGAGCTTTATGTTAGCGGCCGCCAAATTCCCGCCAAAATATTCTTTTCGCGAGAGTGGAACTGCCCGATACCGCCATTTGAGCCACATCCCGGATGGATCGGCCACATCGAGCTGGCCCGTCAGTCCTCGGGGGCCACGATTTCATGA
- the wecB gene encoding UDP-N-acetylglucosamine 2-epimerase (non-hydrolyzing) gives MKTVALLAGARPNYMKIFPIWREIHANRRERWIPLIIHTGQHYDPIMNDVFFADLGLPQPDHYLGIGSAPHGAQTGRTMIALEELFMRERPDWLVVVGDVNSTLAGALVAAKMRIPLAHVEAGLRSFDRSMPEEINRLVTDAVSDLLFTHSPEADENLLREGIPPEKIIRVGNVMIDSLVLLIEKAADSPILGKLGLLPGRYILVTLHRPSNVDDPGQLRLLMSALDQTARQMPVVMPLHPRTRRMLDRIEFRPATDDFFLIDALGYLDFLRLESAAALVVTDSGGVQEETTFLGVPCLTVRPNTERPITISRGTNELYEPAREPLEHAIRRALERPRFRPNIEGWDGRTAGRIMDVLDQIA, from the coding sequence ATGAAAACCGTCGCTCTGCTGGCCGGAGCGCGGCCGAACTACATGAAAATCTTCCCCATTTGGCGAGAAATTCACGCCAATCGGCGGGAGCGATGGATCCCTCTGATTATCCACACTGGCCAGCATTATGACCCCATCATGAACGATGTTTTCTTTGCCGATCTCGGCCTGCCGCAGCCGGACCATTATCTCGGGATCGGATCCGCTCCGCATGGCGCACAAACGGGCAGGACCATGATCGCGCTCGAAGAACTTTTCATGCGCGAACGGCCCGACTGGCTGGTTGTCGTCGGCGACGTAAATTCCACGCTAGCCGGCGCGCTCGTCGCGGCGAAAATGCGGATTCCGCTTGCGCACGTGGAGGCGGGCCTGCGCAGTTTCGACCGCTCGATGCCGGAAGAAATCAACCGTCTCGTGACCGATGCCGTCAGCGACCTTCTCTTCACCCACAGCCCCGAGGCCGATGAAAACCTGCTCCGAGAGGGCATTCCGCCGGAGAAAATCATCCGAGTCGGCAACGTGATGATTGATTCGCTGGTTTTGCTGATCGAGAAAGCGGCCGACTCGCCCATTTTGGGCAAGCTGGGCTTGTTGCCGGGCCGGTACATCCTCGTCACGTTGCACCGCCCATCAAATGTGGACGATCCCGGACAACTTCGCCTGCTTATGAGCGCCCTGGATCAGACGGCTCGCCAGATGCCTGTCGTCATGCCTCTTCACCCCCGAACCCGGCGAATGCTGGATCGGATTGAATTCCGTCCCGCCACGGATGACTTCTTTTTGATCGACGCGCTGGGCTATCTGGATTTCTTGAGGCTCGAGTCAGCTGCGGCGCTCGTCGTCACCGACTCGGGCGGCGTTCAGGAGGAGACGACCTTCCTCGGAGTTCCCTGCCTGACCGTGCGCCCCAACACCGAGCGACCAATCACAATCAGTCGTGGAACCAATGAGCTGTATGAACCCGCGCGCGAACCGCTGGAACACGCCATACGCCGCGCCCTTGAGAGGCCCCGATTCCGGCCGAACATCGAGGGCTGGGACGGCCGAACCGCCGGCCGTATCATGGATGTTCTGGATCAGATAGCATGA
- a CDS encoding bi-domain-containing oxidoreductase, with amino-acid sequence MRQVLLNKRTGAVEVVDVPDPVRRPGHLAVAVRASVISAGTESALRSSSGRSLLGRIAERPELIKKGLELLRDRGLHALQTHIESKTSGYEVLGYSCAGVVEEGDPAAPDLPPGTRIACGGVGYAMHAERVVVPRLLCVRVPEGVDDEAAAYTVIGAIALQGIRQAGAAVGENVAVIGLGLIGLFAVQLLRAAGCRVLGIDPSPRARERARDQGCLAVADLPDAIAAAAELTNGVGVDAALICASAPDSSPVALAGELARSRGRVVMVGATGMEIPRELYFRKELSFLMSRSYGPGRYDASYEEQGIDYPIDYVRFTEQRNMQAVLELAAAGAIHPGRLTTHRFPLQDAPAAYALLQDRDADRVGIVLTYASRPARPAARIERTSAPRANEGTLNVSFAGAGGYATGVLLPLLQRQNGISLRGVAALRPDHAVAAANRFGFGFSTGDAREIIGDPATHVVFIATRHDTHAELAAAALQAGKHVWCEKPLALDAAGCEQVENALRSSGGVFAVGFNRRFSPLARMLREARDREGGPVFISIRVNAGRLPPSHWTQDPQIGGGRLLGEGCHFFDLLCFLADARPVRVFTEAIRSPRIDLPAHSNFASTVSFRDGSIGVVVYSADGSPRLSKERVEMYIGGRAAVLDDFNTLTIHEPNRDRVERLSAQDKGQRAMLDAFFAAIRGKQTFPQSPESILISSRLTLAAQDSLNAGKPVDIAD; translated from the coding sequence ATGAGGCAGGTTCTGCTCAACAAGCGGACAGGTGCCGTGGAGGTTGTGGATGTGCCGGATCCCGTTCGGCGGCCGGGTCACCTCGCCGTGGCCGTACGAGCATCCGTCATTAGTGCGGGGACCGAGTCTGCGCTGAGATCGTCCTCGGGCCGTTCGCTCCTCGGCCGGATCGCCGAGCGACCCGAGTTGATCAAGAAGGGACTAGAACTATTGCGCGACCGCGGGCTTCATGCGCTGCAGACGCACATCGAATCCAAAACCTCGGGATATGAGGTGCTCGGCTATTCGTGTGCCGGCGTGGTCGAGGAAGGCGATCCCGCCGCGCCGGACCTGCCGCCCGGCACCCGAATCGCATGCGGGGGCGTTGGCTACGCTATGCACGCTGAGCGCGTGGTCGTGCCGCGCCTTCTGTGCGTGCGGGTTCCTGAGGGCGTTGACGATGAAGCGGCGGCCTACACGGTGATCGGCGCCATCGCCCTTCAGGGAATCCGTCAGGCAGGCGCCGCCGTCGGCGAGAATGTCGCCGTCATTGGCCTGGGCCTGATCGGGCTTTTTGCTGTGCAGTTGTTACGTGCGGCCGGGTGTCGAGTGCTTGGCATCGACCCTTCGCCCCGGGCGAGGGAAAGGGCGCGCGATCAAGGTTGCCTGGCCGTGGCGGATCTGCCGGACGCGATCGCTGCAGCGGCGGAATTGACGAACGGCGTCGGTGTGGACGCCGCGCTCATCTGCGCGTCGGCGCCGGACAGCAGTCCTGTCGCTCTGGCGGGCGAGCTGGCGCGTTCGCGGGGGCGAGTTGTCATGGTGGGCGCCACAGGCATGGAAATCCCTCGTGAGCTTTATTTCCGCAAGGAACTAAGCTTCCTAATGTCTCGTTCGTACGGCCCCGGCCGGTACGATGCGTCGTATGAGGAACAGGGCATCGATTACCCGATCGATTATGTGCGCTTCACGGAGCAGCGAAACATGCAGGCGGTGCTCGAACTGGCGGCCGCTGGCGCGATTCACCCCGGACGGCTGACCACACATCGTTTCCCGCTGCAGGATGCCCCCGCTGCGTATGCCCTGCTGCAGGACCGAGACGCGGACCGCGTCGGCATTGTGCTCACCTACGCAAGTCGCCCTGCCCGGCCGGCTGCGCGGATCGAGCGCACGTCCGCGCCTCGTGCGAACGAAGGAACGCTAAACGTTTCGTTTGCAGGCGCTGGCGGTTATGCAACCGGCGTTCTTCTCCCGTTGCTTCAGCGTCAGAACGGCATATCACTCCGCGGTGTCGCAGCGCTCCGGCCAGACCACGCGGTCGCGGCGGCCAACCGGTTCGGATTCGGCTTCTCGACGGGAGATGCTCGGGAAATTATCGGCGATCCCGCGACGCATGTGGTTTTCATCGCAACGCGCCACGACACGCATGCGGAGCTTGCCGCCGCCGCGCTACAGGCGGGTAAACACGTGTGGTGCGAAAAGCCCCTCGCGCTTGACGCGGCGGGCTGCGAACAAGTCGAAAACGCGCTCCGGTCCAGCGGCGGGGTTTTTGCGGTCGGATTCAACCGCCGATTCAGCCCTCTCGCGCGCATGCTCCGCGAGGCGAGGGACCGCGAAGGCGGGCCGGTCTTCATATCGATTCGCGTCAACGCGGGAAGGCTCCCGCCCAGCCATTGGACGCAGGATCCCCAAATCGGCGGCGGCCGGTTGCTCGGCGAAGGGTGCCATTTCTTTGATTTGCTCTGTTTTCTGGCCGACGCTCGTCCGGTGCGCGTATTCACGGAAGCCATCCGGAGCCCGCGAATCGATTTGCCTGCGCATTCGAATTTTGCGTCGACGGTATCGTTTCGCGACGGCTCAATCGGTGTCGTCGTTTATTCCGCGGACGGATCCCCCCGTCTCTCGAAGGAGCGAGTCGAGATGTATATCGGCGGCAGAGCAGCCGTATTGGACGATTTCAATACGCTAACGATCCACGAGCCGAACCGTGATCGCGTCGAACGGTTGTCCGCCCAGGATAAGGGTCAGCGCGCCATGCTCGACGCCTTTTTTGCGGCGATCCGCGGCAAACAGACCTTTCCACAGTCTCCTGAGTCGATCCTAATCAGCTCCCGGCTGACCCTTGCCGCGCAAGATAGTCTGAACGCCGGAAAGCCGGTTGATATTGCCGATTAA
- a CDS encoding class I SAM-dependent methyltransferase codes for MYYQSLANICHAGLQDMIVPFPLHSSSAAMWLLRQGLQADAAYIDGSHEEEDVIRDLIDYFEILKPGGVIFGDDCSWTGVRTAVRRFAEEAGRDISLVHDKWVITK; via the coding sequence GTGTATTATCAGTCCCTCGCGAACATCTGCCATGCGGGCCTTCAGGACATGATCGTTCCGTTCCCGCTCCATTCGTCATCCGCCGCGATGTGGCTGCTGAGGCAGGGTCTGCAGGCGGATGCCGCCTACATCGACGGAAGCCATGAGGAGGAGGACGTGATTCGGGACCTGATCGACTATTTCGAAATTCTTAAGCCCGGCGGCGTGATCTTTGGTGATGACTGTAGCTGGACGGGCGTCCGCACAGCGGTTCGGCGTTTTGCCGAAGAGGCAGGTCGCGACATTTCCCTCGTCCACGACAAGTGGGTGATCACAAAATAG
- a CDS encoding CDP-alcohol phosphatidyltransferase family protein, with product MARLPKIRGLTLATRVTLLRILGIPAFAVLVIYHLVALEQGAEDSPYRWWALVVFAIVAGTDALDGYLARSRNEVSPLGRLLDPLADKALLLSALVLLTRPDLEPLTPHIPVWYTGLVISRDVLAVGGYFLVRHLAGAVHVQPRWTGKVATVLQMVIVLWVLSQAPADYFSIGVAAAAFFTTLAGVQYLIDGLRQIETAHRG from the coding sequence ATGGCTCGCCTGCCAAAGATTCGCGGCCTTACGCTGGCCACCCGGGTTACTTTGTTGCGGATTCTCGGCATTCCGGCCTTCGCCGTGCTGGTGATCTATCACTTGGTCGCCCTCGAGCAGGGAGCGGAGGATTCGCCGTACCGGTGGTGGGCTCTGGTCGTTTTTGCCATCGTGGCGGGCACCGATGCACTTGATGGCTATTTGGCCCGATCCCGGAATGAAGTGTCTCCGCTCGGTCGTTTGCTGGATCCGTTGGCCGACAAGGCCCTGTTGCTGTCCGCGTTAGTGCTGCTAACCCGCCCTGACCTCGAGCCGCTCACTCCCCACATTCCGGTATGGTACACCGGGCTCGTGATCAGCCGAGATGTCCTGGCCGTCGGCGGTTACTTTCTTGTCCGCCACCTGGCCGGAGCGGTTCACGTACAGCCCCGTTGGACGGGCAAGGTTGCCACGGTGTTGCAGATGGTGATCGTGCTCTGGGTCCTGTCGCAGGCGCCGGCGGATTACTTTTCCATCGGCGTGGCCGCGGCGGCGTTCTTCACGACCCTCGCTGGCGTGCAATATTTGATCGACGGCCTTCGACAAATCGAGACCGCTCACCGGGGTTGA
- a CDS encoding OsmC family protein, with translation MWTYETSLVWNADETGTERALGRPDWAISSPPEFGGKSDKWNPELMLVASVESCLMLTALSVAKRQKIEIKAYSSRATGQMAKTADGLRFTEIRAHVILEVDLGVDPARAEQLIRIAEKYCPVSNALKCPLHVTVEVHTR, from the coding sequence ATGTGGACGTATGAGACCTCGTTGGTGTGGAACGCCGATGAAACAGGCACCGAGCGGGCCTTGGGTCGCCCCGATTGGGCGATCAGCTCGCCGCCGGAGTTTGGCGGAAAATCCGACAAATGGAATCCTGAGCTGATGCTTGTGGCATCGGTGGAATCCTGCTTGATGCTGACAGCCCTGAGTGTGGCCAAGCGCCAGAAGATTGAGATTAAGGCTTATTCGAGCCGGGCGACTGGACAGATGGCGAAAACGGCAGACGGCCTGCGGTTTACGGAAATTCGCGCCCACGTCATCCTCGAGGTCGACCTCGGGGTAGATCCGGCTAGAGCCGAGCAACTCATTCGGATTGCGGAAAAATACTGCCCGGTTTCGAACGCTTTGAAGTGCCCTCTGCACGTCACGGTGGAGGTCCACACGCGCTGA
- a CDS encoding PIG-L family deacetylase, with amino-acid sequence MSSPIDFSQPDAHLFIPSGRPADEVFPLITHVGIGAHPDDLEIMAFHGIRECYRRTDRRFAGIVCTDGAGSPRSGSSAGFSNADMKRIRREEQIAAAQLGDYGLLAMLSHPSEEVKGAGGSALRADLLALLGRMRPQTVYMHNPMDRHETHLAVFAATMDALRALPADRRPARVLGCEVWRGLDWLPTEWKVALDLSGGEDLFQSLVRVFDSQIAAGKRYDLAALGRARANATFLDSHQPDSAEAIWFAIDLTPLVRDSGIDLLAFVERVLCDFSALIRERLRRYAGRSES; translated from the coding sequence GTGAGCTCACCGATTGATTTCTCCCAACCTGACGCACATCTTTTCATCCCCAGCGGCCGTCCGGCAGACGAGGTTTTCCCGCTTATTACCCATGTGGGCATCGGCGCGCATCCGGACGACCTCGAAATCATGGCGTTTCACGGGATCCGTGAGTGTTACAGGCGAACCGACCGGCGCTTTGCGGGGATCGTCTGCACCGATGGCGCTGGGAGCCCGCGCAGCGGGTCTAGCGCCGGTTTTAGCAACGCGGACATGAAACGGATCCGTCGCGAGGAGCAGATCGCGGCAGCCCAACTCGGGGATTATGGTCTGCTCGCGATGTTATCGCACCCGAGCGAGGAGGTCAAAGGGGCCGGAGGCTCCGCCCTGCGGGCGGACTTATTGGCCCTTCTCGGCCGAATGCGCCCTCAAACGGTTTATATGCACAATCCCATGGACAGGCACGAAACGCATCTTGCAGTCTTCGCGGCCACGATGGATGCGCTGCGGGCCCTGCCGGCCGACCGCCGACCGGCGCGGGTGCTAGGCTGCGAGGTCTGGCGTGGTCTGGACTGGCTGCCGACGGAATGGAAAGTCGCCCTGGACTTGAGTGGCGGCGAGGATTTGTTTCAGTCCCTAGTCCGCGTCTTTGACTCTCAGATTGCCGCGGGCAAACGGTACGATCTCGCGGCCTTGGGTAGGGCCCGGGCCAATGCGACATTCCTCGACTCGCACCAGCCCGACTCCGCGGAAGCGATCTGGTTTGCCATCGACCTTACGCCCCTTGTGAGGGACAGCGGCATCGATTTGCTGGCATTTGTCGAACGAGTTCTTTGCGATTTCAGCGCTCTCATCCGTGAACGGTTACGCCGATATGCCGGGCGCTCCGAATCATAA